In Streptomyces sp. NBC_00878, a single window of DNA contains:
- a CDS encoding family 43 glycosylhydrolase produces the protein MLASVAAQPATAAEGRPYTNPVKAQKGADPWLEYYNGNYYLVTTSFTGVLTMRKSPTLAGLSVAPSVQVWSDTTSTRNTNFWAPELHFFDGHWYLYYSAGQGGVACCDSQRTYVLESAGTDPMGPYTFKNQLTGSNLNPGGWLIDASVLKQGNNLYLVGSGFINGSTQSLVIAPMSNPYTLSSSAFSVISSPTLSWETSGGAVNEGPEPLYHDGRTFLTFSASHCQTADYKLGQLELTGTNPLLASSWTKKQTPVFQRNDAAGVYGPGHNGFFTSPDGTENWIVYHGNNTANGGCGNGRTTRAQKFTWNADGTPNFGTPVALGTTLPGPAGETAVTPTAYTLVNRNSGKCLDVAGGSTADGANIFQWTCTGGANQKWRIEDQGNDTSRLVNVATGKVMDTAGCAAADGTDIAQWSWLNNNCQKYRLVYTATGDYVRIVNESTGKVADVANCGTGDGADVRQWTWLNNACQQWQFKPTT, from the coding sequence ATGCTGGCGTCCGTCGCCGCGCAGCCCGCCACCGCCGCGGAGGGGCGGCCGTACACGAACCCGGTCAAGGCGCAGAAGGGCGCCGACCCCTGGCTGGAGTACTACAACGGCAACTACTACCTGGTCACCACGTCGTTCACCGGTGTGCTGACCATGCGGAAGTCGCCGACCCTGGCCGGGCTGTCCGTGGCCCCGAGCGTCCAGGTGTGGAGCGACACGACATCCACCCGCAACACCAACTTCTGGGCTCCGGAACTGCACTTCTTCGACGGGCACTGGTATTTGTACTACTCCGCGGGGCAGGGCGGTGTCGCCTGCTGCGACTCCCAGCGCACCTACGTGTTGGAGAGCGCGGGCACCGATCCGATGGGTCCGTACACCTTCAAGAACCAGCTCACCGGGTCCAACCTCAACCCCGGCGGCTGGCTCATCGACGCCAGCGTCCTGAAGCAGGGCAACAACCTGTACCTGGTCGGCAGCGGCTTCATCAACGGCAGTACGCAGAGCCTGGTCATCGCGCCGATGAGCAACCCGTACACGCTGAGCAGTTCCGCCTTCAGCGTCATCTCCAGCCCGACGCTGAGCTGGGAGACCTCGGGCGGCGCTGTCAACGAGGGGCCCGAGCCGCTGTACCACGACGGCCGCACCTTCCTCACCTTCTCCGCCAGCCACTGCCAGACCGCGGACTACAAACTCGGCCAGCTCGAACTGACCGGCACCAACCCGCTGTTGGCGTCCTCCTGGACGAAGAAGCAGACCCCCGTCTTCCAGCGCAATGACGCGGCGGGTGTCTACGGGCCTGGCCACAACGGGTTCTTCACCTCGCCCGACGGCACCGAGAACTGGATCGTCTACCACGGCAACAACACCGCGAACGGCGGCTGCGGCAACGGCCGGACGACCCGCGCCCAGAAGTTCACCTGGAACGCGGACGGCACGCCGAACTTCGGAACCCCGGTCGCCCTCGGCACCACACTCCCCGGCCCGGCAGGCGAGACCGCGGTGACCCCGACGGCGTACACCCTGGTGAACCGCAACAGCGGCAAGTGCCTGGACGTCGCCGGCGGCAGCACCGCGGACGGCGCCAACATCTTCCAGTGGACCTGCACCGGCGGCGCCAACCAGAAGTGGCGGATCGAGGACCAGGGCAACGACACCAGCCGGCTGGTGAACGTGGCCACCGGCAAGGTGATGGACACCGCCGGGTGTGCCGCCGCCGACGGTACCGACATCGCCCAGTGGTCCTGGCTGAACAACAACTGCCAGAAGTACCGCCTCGTGTACACCGCGACCGGCGACTACGTGCGGATCGTCAACGAGAGCACCGGCAAGGTCGCCGACGTCGCCAACTGCGGTACGGGTGACGGCGCCGACGTACGCCAGTGGACCTGGCTCAACAACGCCTGCCAGCAGTGGCAGTTCAAGCCCACGACCTGA
- a CDS encoding family 43 glycosylhydrolase — protein sequence MHLPRPRSRARRWAEGLAGLTAASLLFGLAGPVTSARAADSADSAESADITDGLALWYKLDAASGTTVADASGNGRTGTVIGTATWSDAGEGLSFNGSDTYVKVPDNIMSGMDSISVSMDVKVDSAQSTPYFIYGFGNTSGSAGNGYLFTTGSTFRTSIASGNWSTEQTTQPSPARAMTRAVWKQVTYTQTGTTGVLYEDGVEVARNTAVTITPGSIGSGTTTANYIGKSVYPGDKLFKGSVRDFRVYDRALADSEVEQLSLPVATQGVADDKTALTLGDTSAVVTDLTLPTTGTAGGSTIGWKSDTPSVVSDSGAVTRPAAGEPDGHAKLTATLKKGSVTDTKSFDITVPPAFDDATATEQAAEALKVDNLDDVRGNITLPTTGSYGTKVGWTSAKPDVVSADGVVHRPAHGEGGTTVELTATITKGDARATRVLTAKVPELPTEAPLKGYMFSYFTGEGTSDGEQLYAALSKGNDPLKWRELNDGRPVLTSTLGQKGLRDPFIIRSPEGDKFYQIATDLRIYGNGNWDAAQRTGSRSIMVWESTDLVHWTDQRLVKVSPDSAGNTWAPEAFYDEQLGSYVVFWASKLYDNPEHSGDTYNRMMYATTRDFRTFSEPEVWIDRGYSVIDSTMTKQGDTYYRLSKDERNNSSSTPNSKFIFQEKSDSILDESWDFVAEGIGKGAMSAAEGPLVFKSNTEEKWYAFLDEFGGRGYIPFETTNLASGNWTPSTGYDLPSRPRHGTVLPVTQAEYDRLLKAYQPDQIVESVEDVKVTTGIGDAPVLPGTVIAEYADGVKRPVSVTWDEVPASAYAQAGTFTVKGSLPDGAALKVEAEVTVSAEGPEVPADLLLHYGFDETTGSIARDSSGHGYHGTYVRTPDFGTGVDGGSFRMTGGPSSSTTSPYVRIPNGVLKDADSVTVSTYAKWKGGDNFQWLFGLGPDSDKYLFATPSNGGGKLFSAITKATWSGEKQMIGGSQLTPGEWQHVTVTVNGATETAVLYVDGVEAARATGVTIKPSELYDASKGYSGYIGRSLYSPDPYFGGEVDDFRIYNRALSPAEVLELSGNTTGIASATHPALKVDAIIDDAAGRITLPLTAGSDVTALAPEFGLAHGASISPASGSLHDFTEPVTYEVTGSDGRKRTWTVRALEMKSPVLPGLNADPNITRFGDTFYIYPTTDGFPGWSGTRFKAYSSKDLVHWEDHGVILDLGPDVSWADSRAWAPAIEERNGKYYFYFCADANIGVAVSDSPTGPFKDALGKPLLKAGLYPGQMIDPAVFTDDDGTSYLYWGNGRAYVVPLNDDMVTFDASQVTDMTPSGYNEGTFVIKREGTYYFMWSENDTRDENYRVAYATGASPTGPWTKRGVILEKDLSLGIKGPGHHSVVKVPNTDDWYIAYHRFAIPGGDGMNRETTIDKLEFDADGLIRKVVPTLSSIDPVTIVRAGPDAMGTEGSAIPVTGTISGAGKPRWTVEDGSPCTFADPDAVLTSITCADDGTYEVTLTGGRSSDTLTVTVDNAAPVITSATGPSAPVSVGSSSAVKALFTDLGSDDSQTCKVDWEDGTEASTGTVTSAGCEATHTYKKAGIHRPVITVTDDDGGKDSTQLPELVVYDRAAGPIAGVGVISSPAGAYPAKPKLTGLAGFSFGAAYRKASDTVPVGNATFDYAAGRVKFRSTASDWLVVTRKEAQYQGSGTLNGTGGYAFRITITDSPDTYRIRIWKRSTGDVVYDNLTGTKAYGIVFG from the coding sequence ATGCATCTCCCGAGACCCCGCAGCCGTGCGAGACGTTGGGCAGAAGGACTCGCCGGACTGACCGCGGCATCACTGCTTTTCGGGCTCGCCGGGCCCGTCACCTCCGCCCGCGCGGCAGACAGTGCAGACAGCGCGGAGAGCGCGGACATCACCGACGGTCTGGCCCTCTGGTACAAGCTCGACGCCGCCTCCGGCACCACGGTGGCCGACGCCTCCGGCAACGGCCGGACCGGCACGGTGATCGGCACCGCCACCTGGTCGGACGCCGGTGAGGGGCTCTCTTTCAACGGCTCCGACACCTACGTCAAGGTGCCGGACAACATCATGAGCGGCATGGACTCGATCTCCGTCTCGATGGACGTGAAGGTCGACTCCGCGCAGAGCACCCCGTACTTCATCTACGGCTTCGGCAACACGAGCGGCTCGGCGGGCAACGGCTACCTGTTCACCACCGGCAGCACCTTCCGGACCTCCATCGCCTCCGGCAACTGGTCGACGGAGCAGACCACCCAGCCCTCCCCCGCCCGCGCCATGACCCGCGCGGTGTGGAAGCAGGTCACGTACACCCAGACGGGCACCACCGGCGTCCTGTACGAGGACGGCGTCGAGGTGGCCCGCAACACGGCGGTCACCATCACACCCGGCTCCATCGGCTCCGGCACCACGACCGCCAACTACATCGGCAAATCGGTGTACCCGGGCGACAAGCTCTTCAAGGGCAGCGTCCGCGACTTCCGGGTCTACGACCGGGCGTTGGCCGACTCGGAGGTCGAGCAGCTCTCCCTCCCCGTCGCCACGCAGGGAGTCGCCGATGACAAGACCGCCCTCACCCTCGGCGACACGAGCGCCGTCGTCACGGACCTGACCCTGCCGACCACGGGCACGGCGGGCGGCTCCACGATCGGCTGGAAGTCCGACACCCCCTCGGTGGTGTCGGACTCGGGTGCCGTCACCCGCCCCGCCGCCGGGGAGCCGGACGGCCACGCGAAACTCACCGCGACCCTGAAGAAGGGGTCGGTGACCGACACCAAGTCCTTCGACATCACAGTCCCGCCCGCGTTCGACGACGCCACGGCCACCGAGCAGGCCGCCGAGGCGCTGAAGGTCGACAACCTCGACGACGTACGCGGCAACATCACTCTGCCGACGACCGGTTCGTACGGCACGAAGGTCGGCTGGACCTCCGCGAAGCCGGACGTCGTCTCCGCCGACGGCGTCGTCCACCGCCCGGCGCACGGCGAGGGCGGCACGACCGTCGAGCTGACCGCGACCATCACCAAGGGCGACGCGCGGGCAACCCGCGTCCTCACCGCGAAGGTGCCCGAACTCCCCACCGAGGCACCCCTCAAGGGCTATATGTTCAGCTACTTCACCGGCGAGGGCACCTCGGACGGCGAGCAGCTCTACGCGGCCCTCAGCAAGGGCAACGACCCGCTGAAATGGCGGGAGTTGAACGACGGCAGGCCCGTCCTGACCTCCACGCTCGGCCAGAAGGGCCTGCGCGACCCGTTCATCATCCGCTCCCCCGAGGGCGACAAGTTCTACCAGATTGCCACCGACCTGCGGATCTACGGCAATGGCAACTGGGACGCGGCGCAGCGCACCGGCAGCAGGTCCATCATGGTCTGGGAGTCCACCGACCTGGTCCACTGGACCGACCAGCGACTGGTCAAGGTCTCCCCCGACTCGGCCGGCAACACCTGGGCGCCCGAGGCGTTCTACGACGAGCAGCTCGGCTCGTACGTCGTCTTCTGGGCGTCGAAGCTGTACGACAACCCCGAGCACTCGGGCGACACGTACAACCGCATGATGTACGCGACCACCCGCGACTTCCGCACCTTCAGCGAGCCCGAGGTGTGGATCGACCGCGGTTACTCGGTCATCGACTCGACGATGACCAAGCAGGGTGACACCTACTACCGTCTGTCGAAGGACGAGCGGAACAACTCCTCGTCGACCCCCAACAGCAAGTTCATCTTCCAGGAGAAGAGCGACTCGATCCTCGACGAGTCCTGGGACTTCGTGGCCGAGGGCATCGGCAAGGGCGCGATGAGCGCCGCCGAGGGACCGCTGGTGTTCAAGTCGAACACCGAGGAGAAGTGGTACGCGTTCCTGGACGAGTTCGGCGGGCGCGGCTACATCCCTTTCGAGACGACGAACCTCGCCTCGGGCAACTGGACCCCGTCCACGGGATATGACCTGCCGTCAAGACCGCGCCACGGCACGGTACTTCCGGTCACGCAGGCCGAGTACGACCGGCTGTTGAAGGCGTACCAGCCGGACCAGATCGTCGAGTCGGTCGAGGACGTCAAGGTGACGACGGGCATCGGTGACGCCCCGGTCCTGCCGGGCACGGTCATCGCCGAGTACGCGGATGGGGTCAAGCGCCCTGTCTCCGTCACCTGGGACGAGGTCCCGGCGTCGGCGTACGCGCAGGCAGGCACGTTCACGGTGAAGGGCAGCCTGCCGGACGGAGCCGCCCTCAAGGTCGAGGCCGAGGTCACGGTCTCGGCGGAGGGCCCCGAGGTGCCCGCCGACCTGCTCCTGCACTACGGCTTCGACGAGACGACCGGCAGCATCGCCCGTGACTCCAGCGGCCATGGCTACCACGGCACGTACGTCCGTACGCCCGACTTCGGGACCGGCGTGGACGGCGGCTCGTTCAGGATGACCGGCGGCCCGAGCAGCTCGACCACCTCTCCGTACGTGCGGATCCCGAACGGCGTACTGAAGGACGCCGACAGCGTCACCGTCTCCACGTACGCCAAGTGGAAGGGCGGGGACAACTTCCAGTGGCTGTTCGGTCTGGGCCCGGACAGCGACAAGTACCTCTTCGCCACTCCGTCCAACGGCGGCGGCAAGCTCTTCTCCGCGATCACGAAGGCCACTTGGTCGGGCGAGAAGCAGATGATCGGCGGCTCGCAGCTCACCCCCGGTGAGTGGCAGCACGTCACCGTGACGGTGAACGGCGCGACCGAGACGGCGGTCCTCTACGTGGACGGCGTCGAGGCGGCGCGGGCGACCGGGGTCACCATCAAGCCGTCCGAGCTGTACGACGCGTCGAAGGGCTACTCCGGCTACATCGGCAGGTCGCTCTACTCCCCCGACCCGTACTTCGGCGGCGAGGTCGACGACTTCCGGATCTACAACCGGGCGCTGTCGCCCGCCGAGGTCCTGGAGCTGAGCGGGAACACCACAGGGATCGCCTCGGCGACCCACCCGGCACTGAAGGTCGACGCGATCATCGACGACGCGGCCGGCAGGATCACGCTTCCGCTCACGGCCGGCAGTGATGTCACGGCCCTGGCACCGGAGTTCGGCCTCGCCCACGGGGCGTCGATCAGCCCCGCGTCAGGCTCGCTGCACGACTTCACCGAGCCGGTGACGTACGAGGTGACCGGCTCGGACGGCAGGAAGCGCACCTGGACGGTCCGGGCCCTGGAGATGAAGAGCCCAGTGCTGCCGGGGCTGAACGCCGACCCGAACATCACACGGTTCGGCGACACCTTCTACATCTACCCGACCACGGACGGCTTCCCGGGCTGGAGCGGCACGCGGTTCAAGGCGTACTCGTCGAAGGACCTGGTGCACTGGGAGGACCACGGCGTCATCCTCGACCTGGGTCCGGACGTCAGCTGGGCCGACAGCAGGGCCTGGGCCCCGGCGATCGAGGAGCGGAACGGCAAGTACTACTTCTACTTCTGCGCCGACGCGAACATAGGTGTCGCGGTGTCCGACTCGCCCACGGGCCCGTTCAAGGACGCGCTGGGCAAACCGCTGCTGAAGGCGGGCCTGTACCCGGGCCAGATGATCGACCCGGCGGTCTTCACGGACGACGACGGCACGTCGTACCTGTACTGGGGCAACGGCAGGGCGTATGTCGTCCCCCTGAACGACGACATGGTGACTTTCGACGCGTCGCAGGTCACCGACATGACTCCCAGTGGCTACAACGAGGGCACCTTCGTCATCAAGCGCGAGGGCACCTACTACTTCATGTGGTCGGAGAACGACACCCGGGACGAGAACTACCGCGTCGCCTACGCGACCGGCGCCTCTCCCACGGGCCCCTGGACCAAGCGGGGCGTGATCCTGGAGAAGGACCTGTCCCTGGGCATCAAGGGCCCGGGCCACCACTCGGTGGTGAAGGTGCCGAACACCGACGACTGGTACATCGCCTACCACCGCTTCGCGATCCCCGGCGGCGACGGCATGAACCGCGAAACGACCATCGACAAGCTGGAGTTCGACGCCGACGGCTTGATCAGGAAGGTCGTGCCGACGCTGTCGAGCATCGACCCGGTCACCATCGTCCGGGCGGGTCCGGACGCGATGGGCACCGAGGGGAGCGCGATCCCGGTCACCGGCACCATCTCCGGCGCGGGCAAGCCCCGGTGGACGGTCGAGGACGGTTCACCCTGCACCTTCGCCGACCCCGACGCAGTCCTCACCTCCATCACCTGCGCCGACGACGGTACGTACGAGGTGACACTGACCGGGGGTCGCAGCAGTGACACGCTCACCGTGACCGTGGACAACGCGGCGCCGGTGATCACGTCGGCGACGGGGCCGAGCGCCCCCGTGTCGGTCGGCAGTAGCTCGGCCGTCAAGGCCCTGTTCACCGACCTGGGGTCCGACGACTCCCAGACGTGCAAGGTCGACTGGGAGGACGGCACCGAGGCGTCCACGGGCACCGTCACGAGCGCGGGCTGCGAGGCGACGCACACGTACAAGAAGGCGGGCATCCACCGTCCGGTGATCACGGTCACCGACGACGACGGCGGCAAGGACAGCACCCAGTTGCCGGAGCTGGTCGTCTACGACCGCGCGGCGGGTCCGATCGCCGGGGTCGGAGTCATCTCGTCCCCAGCGGGCGCGTACCCGGCCAAGCCCAAGCTGACGGGGCTGGCGGGCTTCTCGTTCGGCGCCGCGTACAGGAAGGCGAGCGACACCGTACCCGTCGGCAACGCGACCTTCGACTACGCGGCGGGCAGGGTGAAGTTCCGCTCCACCGCCTCGGACTGGCTGGTCGTCACCCGCAAGGAAGCCCAGTACCAGGGCTCAGGCACGCTCAACGGCACCGGCGGCTACGCCTTCCGCATCACCATCACCGACTCCCCCGACACCTACCGCATCAGAATCTGGAAGAGGTCGACCGGCGATGTGGTCTACGACAACCTGACGGGCACGAAGGCGTACGGGATCGTGTTCGGCTGA
- a CDS encoding RNA-binding protein — MQLPYVYRVTKYDPVDRDERGHYTGTEDTVSDHGEVEAAYLRAVEAFAVEAGVDRLSVREPQVPSLAHFSVERPLDGLGLVGLFPAGLAGVYDGAEVPLAIGLALVRLMLRDSGVWCRLEAEGTFAVHVGWDQYLYIGSRRFCAEALTQTRALGLFPERLDASPYDMEANGEDVQRPGDEDFWARLRRAVAAGRAGLLEEMYLEGASRWHHLALDTIDTVRAGLAPRARLAVWPDLSSDVDAVLSALPAEGLVECVWQGKDGRIHSAVADEEAFPELTARISGADTKASAAMLLSVYAGERAPLLTAVMPDSDGVVRARWQAQAAPSDRD, encoded by the coding sequence GTGCAGCTTCCCTACGTCTATCGCGTCACCAAGTACGACCCCGTCGACCGTGACGAGCGCGGGCACTACACCGGCACCGAGGACACCGTCAGCGATCACGGTGAGGTCGAGGCGGCCTACCTTCGGGCGGTCGAGGCGTTCGCCGTGGAGGCCGGTGTCGATCGCTTGTCCGTCCGTGAGCCCCAGGTTCCGTCCCTCGCGCACTTCAGTGTTGAGCGGCCCCTGGACGGCTTGGGGCTTGTGGGGCTCTTTCCGGCTGGTCTTGCCGGTGTCTACGACGGAGCGGAGGTGCCGCTCGCCATTGGGCTGGCGCTGGTGCGGCTCATGCTGCGGGACAGCGGTGTCTGGTGTCGTCTGGAGGCGGAGGGGACGTTCGCTGTGCACGTCGGGTGGGACCAGTACCTCTACATCGGCAGTCGCCGGTTCTGTGCGGAGGCGCTGACACAAACCCGCGCGCTCGGGCTGTTCCCGGAGCGGCTGGACGCCTCCCCGTACGACATGGAGGCCAACGGGGAAGACGTCCAACGGCCAGGTGATGAGGATTTTTGGGCCCGTCTCCGCCGGGCAGTCGCCGCCGGCCGCGCCGGGCTTCTGGAGGAGATGTACCTTGAGGGCGCCTCGCGGTGGCACCATCTCGCCCTCGACACCATCGACACAGTTCGCGCCGGGCTCGCTCCCCGCGCGCGGCTGGCCGTGTGGCCCGACCTGTCCTCCGACGTCGACGCAGTTCTCAGTGCCCTTCCCGCCGAGGGCCTCGTCGAGTGTGTCTGGCAGGGCAAGGACGGCCGGATCCACAGCGCTGTCGCTGACGAGGAGGCGTTCCCGGAGCTGACCGCCCGGATATCCGGTGCCGATACCAAGGCCAGTGCCGCGATGCTTCTGTCCGTGTATGCCGGTGAACGTGCGCCCCTGCTCACCGCTGTCATGCCTGACAGCGACGGGGTGGTACGGGCCCGCTGGCAGGCCCAGGCGGCGCCGAGCGACCGGGACTGA
- a CDS encoding phosphotransferase yields MTSSSQSWARAERLDAARTLDDLHTQTGVRLTLDGPCPGGQVGAAFVRWPDHHRSVLKWRPHSRAADMRAGALAVTEALRLAGYPAPATELIAQVGHAVVMVQELLPGTTIDHLDQRGLEQALELNQLQADRLADRPDVPAVELHLLEDGPGYCLHEPLREHNRRSAALEHWIAAVGADSSAQLAGHDAVHMDFHPGNILAIDGAISGVIDWDGAARGDRRFDLVTLRFGIHTKDADPGVTQHLDAVLDSLPENILRPSWAHMSLRMVDWAIRHFTPADVERWLDLAEQRVS; encoded by the coding sequence GTGACTTCTTCCTCGCAGAGTTGGGCGCGTGCCGAGCGGCTTGATGCCGCCCGGACGCTCGACGACCTTCACACCCAGACCGGTGTCCGTTTGACACTGGACGGCCCCTGCCCAGGCGGGCAAGTCGGCGCAGCCTTTGTGCGTTGGCCCGACCACCACCGCTCCGTCCTGAAGTGGCGACCGCACAGCCGGGCGGCGGACATGCGGGCAGGAGCACTCGCCGTCACCGAAGCGCTGCGGTTGGCAGGCTATCCGGCACCGGCCACGGAGTTGATCGCCCAGGTCGGCCACGCGGTGGTCATGGTCCAGGAGCTCCTGCCGGGCACGACGATCGACCATCTCGACCAGCGCGGTCTGGAACAGGCTCTCGAACTCAACCAGTTGCAGGCGGACCGGCTTGCAGACCGCCCCGATGTCCCAGCGGTGGAACTTCACCTGCTGGAGGACGGCCCTGGCTACTGTCTGCACGAGCCCTTGCGTGAGCACAACCGCCGCAGCGCCGCCCTCGAACACTGGATCGCCGCTGTAGGCGCCGACTCCTCTGCTCAACTGGCCGGGCATGACGCCGTGCACATGGATTTCCACCCAGGCAACATTCTGGCGATAGATGGCGCCATCTCCGGGGTCATCGACTGGGACGGTGCCGCCCGTGGTGACCGGCGATTCGACCTGGTCACGCTGCGTTTCGGCATCCACACCAAGGATGCCGACCCGGGGGTGACGCAACATCTCGACGCCGTCCTCGACTCGCTCCCCGAGAACATCCTGCGGCCCTCGTGGGCTCACATGAGCCTACGCATGGTCGACTGGGCCATCAGACACTTCACCCCGGCCGACGTGGAGCGCTGGCTGGACTTGGCCGAACAACGGGTGAGTTGA
- the yjfF gene encoding galactofuranose ABC transporter, permease protein YjfF gives MSTTTQRPTAPDSRTPSKAARVLADRRLPVLVTAVLFLVMYAIGLSRYQNYGFAEAQVFLNLFIDNSYLLVAAVGATFVILSGGIDLSVGSVIGFTTMFTAWLVERQGLPIVVVIPMALAVGAFGGFLMGYVIHNFEIQPFIVTLAGLFLFRGLCLVISKESISIGDSSVSSMAQTQVSLGGAFLSIGAIVALVVLAAAFYVLHYTRFGRRVYAIGGNEQSAMLMGLPQGGTKIAVYTVSGFCSALAGLLFTLYIQSGDPLHATGMELDAIAAVVIGGTLLTGGSGYVIGTLFGVLVLGLIKSLIQFEGTLSSWWTKIATGVLLCAFILIQRAMTSRRKT, from the coding sequence ATGAGCACGACCACCCAGCGCCCGACGGCGCCGGACAGCCGTACGCCAAGCAAGGCCGCGCGCGTACTCGCCGACCGACGGCTGCCCGTCCTGGTGACGGCCGTCCTCTTCCTCGTGATGTACGCCATCGGCCTGAGCCGGTACCAGAACTACGGCTTCGCCGAGGCGCAGGTCTTCCTGAACCTGTTCATCGACAACAGCTATCTGCTGGTCGCGGCGGTCGGCGCCACGTTCGTCATCCTCTCCGGCGGTATCGACCTGTCGGTCGGGTCGGTGATCGGCTTCACGACCATGTTCACGGCATGGCTGGTGGAACGTCAGGGCCTGCCGATCGTGGTGGTGATACCGATGGCACTCGCCGTGGGTGCCTTCGGCGGCTTCCTGATGGGCTATGTGATCCACAACTTCGAGATCCAGCCCTTCATCGTGACCCTCGCCGGCCTGTTCCTCTTCCGGGGCCTGTGCCTGGTCATCAGCAAGGAGTCCATCTCCATCGGCGACTCCTCCGTGAGCAGCATGGCCCAGACCCAGGTGTCACTGGGCGGAGCCTTCCTCTCCATCGGGGCCATCGTCGCGCTGGTGGTGCTGGCCGCGGCGTTCTACGTCCTGCACTACACGCGTTTCGGACGCCGGGTGTACGCCATCGGCGGCAACGAGCAGTCGGCCATGCTGATGGGCCTTCCGCAGGGCGGCACGAAGATCGCGGTGTACACGGTGAGCGGCTTCTGCTCGGCCCTGGCGGGCCTGCTCTTCACTCTCTACATCCAGTCCGGCGACCCCCTGCACGCCACCGGCATGGAGCTCGACGCGATCGCCGCGGTCGTCATCGGCGGCACGCTGCTCACGGGCGGCTCGGGCTACGTGATCGGCACGCTGTTCGGTGTCCTGGTCCTGGGCCTCATCAAGAGCCTCATCCAGTTCGAGGGCACGCTGAGTTCTTGGTGGACGAAGATCGCGACGGGCGTGCTTCTGTGCGCGTTCATCCTGATCCAGCGCGCGATGACGAGCCGCAGGAAGACCTGA
- a CDS encoding ABC transporter permease gives MTTTPRWRALTHHHLFWPVAVLVVLLLVNVPFTPDFFAIKMTDGHLYGSLVSIVLFGSPLILVAVGMTLVIATGGIDLSVGAVVAITGALTCSYLSDQADQEALSGVLLAMAIGLVAAVVCGLWNGFLVARMGIQPIIATLIIMVAGRGVAQLITDGQIITVNSEPYKLIGGGYWLTLPFSIFVVAAVVAVTVALTRRTALGLLVESVGGNAEASRLVGIRSRRIKIMVYVFCALCAGIAGLMISSNTSAADGNNAGLWIELDAILAVVIGGTSLLGGRFSIGGTVVGALVIQTLTTTIYTIGVPTQTNLVFKAAVVIIVCLMQSPKFRAKVFGARGGGKQAAAPAPADTAPAADAAPKMEVS, from the coding sequence GTGACCACCACTCCCCGATGGCGAGCGCTGACACACCATCACCTGTTCTGGCCGGTCGCCGTGCTGGTCGTCCTGCTGCTCGTCAACGTCCCCTTCACACCCGACTTCTTCGCCATCAAGATGACGGACGGCCACCTCTACGGCAGCCTCGTCTCGATCGTCCTGTTCGGCTCGCCCCTCATCCTCGTCGCGGTCGGCATGACCCTGGTCATCGCCACCGGCGGCATCGACCTCTCCGTCGGCGCCGTCGTCGCGATCACCGGGGCGCTGACCTGTTCGTACCTCAGTGACCAGGCCGACCAGGAAGCCCTCTCCGGGGTGCTGCTCGCGATGGCCATCGGCCTGGTGGCCGCGGTCGTCTGCGGCCTCTGGAACGGCTTCCTGGTCGCCAGGATGGGCATCCAGCCGATCATCGCCACGCTGATCATCATGGTCGCCGGGCGCGGAGTCGCCCAGCTCATCACCGACGGGCAGATCATCACCGTCAACAGCGAGCCGTACAAACTGATCGGCGGCGGCTACTGGCTGACGCTGCCGTTCTCCATCTTCGTCGTGGCCGCCGTGGTCGCCGTGACCGTGGCGCTGACCCGCCGCACGGCTCTCGGCCTGCTCGTCGAATCCGTCGGCGGGAACGCCGAGGCCAGCCGCCTGGTCGGCATCAGGTCCCGCCGCATCAAGATCATGGTCTACGTCTTCTGCGCGCTGTGCGCCGGGATCGCGGGCCTGATGATCAGCTCCAACACCTCGGCCGCGGACGGCAACAACGCCGGTCTGTGGATCGAACTGGACGCGATCCTGGCGGTCGTCATCGGCGGCACGTCACTCCTCGGCGGCCGGTTCTCGATCGGCGGCACAGTGGTGGGCGCCCTCGTCATCCAGACCCTGACCACCACGATCTACACCATCGGCGTACCGACCCAGACCAACCTGGTCTTCAAGGCCGCCGTCGTCATCATCGTCTGCCTGATGCAGTCCCCGAAGTTCCGCGCCAAGGTGTTCGGCGCGAGGGGTGGCGGCAAGCAGGCCGCGGCACCGGCCCCGGCGGACACGGCCCCGGCGGCCGACGCCGCTCCAAAGATGGAGGTGTCGTGA